A segment of the Flavobacteriales bacterium genome:
AGTTCTGAAGAAGAAAAGCCAGAAAACAAACAAAAAGTATTTGCTATAGAAGAATTCCTTGAAAACAGAAAAGGAAATAAACCGAACAAAGAAAAACCCAAAGGCAAGCAAAAAAACTTGGCAGAGCAAAGTATTACCGATCACGGACACTTTACTACCGAAACTTTGGCGAAAATTTACAAAAATCAGGGACTTTATAACAAAGCAATAGAAGCTTATGAGATATTAAGTTTGAAAAATCCCGAAAAAAGTAGTTTCTTTGCAAATCAGATAGAAGAAATCAAGAAACTGAAAAAAAATAAATAATATGATTGGTCTTATCGGAGCCTTATTGGTATTGGTTTGTGTTATATTGATAATCACAGTGATGGTACAAAACCCAAAAGGAGGAGGATTATCTTCAACATTTGGTGGTGGAAACCAAATTTTGGGAGTTCAAAAAACCACTAATTTTATCGAAAAAACAACTTGGACACTTGCTGTAGTTCTTGTTGTCTTAGTATTAGCATCGCACAAGTTTATCAATGTTCAGACTAGAGCAGTTGATACACCAGAGCTTAAAAACGAATATCTTGAAGAGGTAAAAGAAACAGGAATGCAAGCACCAGCTGCTCCTGCTGCACCAGCAAATACTGCACCAGCCACAGAAACTCCTGCAAGCACACCAGCTACAGAAGAAACACCAGCTGCTGAATAAGTATTTCGGTACCAAAAAAACTTAAAAACCTATTTTCTGGAAAGAGAATAGGTTTTTTTTGTGCAAAAATTACCTTTTATTGAATGAGGTGGCACCATTAAAACCTCTTCTTGATTGATCAATGTCACATACTTTGTTTGCTCATTTTTTCTTTATTCTAAGGTAGAATTTTAACTTTGTGAATGATACCAAATACAATTTATACCGATTACTTGCTAAAATCACCCACTTATTTCACTGCGTTCATAACTGGCTTTTAGCAATGTATCGGCATTATACCTATGAGTAAATTAACACCATAAATGGTATTATTTGGTACAAAATAGAGACAAACAGACCTATGAAATCATTATTTTACACCAGTTTTTTTCTACTCAGTATCGGATTAATTTCTTGTGGAGGAGGACAAAAAAATACCAAACCACTTAGTCCAGAACAAAAACTTGCAGAAGGAGAGAAACTCTTAAAAATGAAATGTAATACTTGCCATATTCCCACGGCATCAAAAAATGGAAGTATTGCTCCTCCAATGGCTTATATAAAAGATGTGTATAAACAAAAATATCCTCAAGAGGCTAATTTTATCCAAGCCCTCAGTTCTTTTGCAAAAAAACCAAAAGCCGAAAATAGCCTAATGCCTGAAATGGTTAAGAAATATAATCTGATGCCTCCATTAGGTTTTTCAAAAAAAGAACTTGAGCAAATAGCTTTCTATATTTATCGAGAAAATTTACCTAAGCCAAAGTGGTATCAAGGTCTTTCTAGTATGGGGAAAAAAGACAAAAATCCCCATGCAGATATGATTTCTAAAGGAATGAAGATCGTGAGAACTACCAAAGGACAATTAGGGAAGAATTTGATGGGACAAATCAATAAAAATGGAACTTTAGCCGCATTAGACTTCTGTCATCTAAACGCAAAAAGTATTACAGATAGTATGCAATTGGAGCTCAATGCCCAAATAAAAAGAGTTTCTGATAAGCCTAGAAATAAAAACCAAAGAGCAAACAGTTTAGAACAGGACTATATAAACTTCTTTAAGGATAAAATAAAGCAAGGTGAAACATTAGAGCCACAAATTACAATTACGGATGCTAAAAAGACTTTATATGCGCCTATAACTACGAATAAAATGTGTCTTCAGTGTCACGGTACACCCGATACCCAAATCAAGAAAGAAACACTACTTGCTTTAAATAAAAAATACCCTCTTGATGAAGCCGTAGGTTACGGTGTGAATGAACTTAGAGGGATTTGGGTAGTGGAGTTTGATATTGATAAATAAAGAACGGTTGTTGTGTTCCAAAAACGTTGGACTGCTAAATAGTAAAAAACCCTTTTAGAATTTTTCTAAAAGGGTTTTTTTAATGAATCGTATTTAAAAAATGATAAATTATTTTTCAAAAAATCCTTTAATAGAAGCAACAACTTGTTCTAAATCTGTATCAGATAACTCATAGTATAACGGTAATCTTAATAGTTGATTCTCAAATTTATCAGAATTTGGAATCGTTCTATCCTCTTGGAATTTATCTTCGTAGTATTCACTTTTATGAAGGCTAAGGTAGTGGAAAACCGCTTGTACATCTTGCGCTCTCATATACTTAATAAGAGCAGAGCGTTCTTCCAAAGAATTACAGATGATATAGAACATGTGAGCATTGTTTGTAGAGTTTCCATTTAAAACAGGAAGCTCAAAATGACCTTTTTCAGCTAGTTCTTTTAAGTTTTTATAGTAATAATCCCAAATATGCAGTCTTTTGGTTTGGATATCTTCCATATTCTCTAACTGTGCCCAAAGAAAAGCTGCAATTACTTCACTTGGTAAAAAAGAAGAACCTGTATCAACCCATCCATATTTATTGACCTCTCCACGGAAAAATTCGGCTCTATTTGTCCCTTTCTCCCAAAGAATCTCGGCTCTGTTGAAGTACTTTGGATCATTGATAGCCAAAAGTCCTCCTTCTCCAGAAATGATATTTTTGGTTTCGTGAAAACTAAAAGTTGATAAATGACCGATGGAACCCAAAGCTCTTTTATTCCCATTTTTATCAATGAAATAATTGTCAATTGCTTGGGCAGCATCTTCTACTACAGGAATATTGTGTTTCTCAGAAAGTGCCATAATTTCATCCATATCACAGGCAAATCCTGCATAATGAACCACTACAATGGCTTTGGTTTTGGGCGTAATGAGTTTTTCTATTTCTGAAACAGCAATATTTGGGTGATTTTCATTGGAATCAGCAAATCTGATTACCGCACCTTCTCTAACAAAAGCCAAGGCAGAAGAAACAAAAGTATAACTTGGAACAATAACCTCGTCACCCGGTTGGATATCCAAAAGAATAGCCGACATTTCTAGAGCATCGGTACAAGAAGTGGTGAGTAAACACTTTCCAAAACCATATTTATCTTCAAAATATTTTTGACAACGCTTGGTAAAATCTCCGTTTCCAGAGATTTTACCCGTTTGTACAGCTTCTTGAATATATTGAGTTTCTTTACCTGTTAAGTATGGTTTATTAAAAACAATCATCTTCTATTTTTTCAAAAATTTTAGTTAAGTCAAATATATAATTTGTTTTTTATCTGATAACTACATTGACCAAGTATTTTTTCCTCGAAGAATGGCATCTAGATCTCCATCATCAGAGAGTTGAGCTTCCATTGCATCTTCATATCGGAAACGATCTTCTTTGTATAAAATCCCGAAAGGACGTGGTAACTCAGGGTTATCTGCAAAAAATTGTGTGAGGATAAACCCTTTTATTTTATCTGAAGAATCATGCATCCACAGTTCTGTATCAGTACATTCTGCTAATGGTTTTACCACGGGTTTAAGCCCCTCCAAAACGACTGCTAATTCATTTTCTGCTCCAAAAACAAGGGGTTTTCCTTCTTCTAGATAGATAGTTTTTTCCTTTTTCGATCCTTTATCGGTAAACTGCTCAAATGCTTTATCATTAAAAATAATACAGTTTTGATAAATTTCTACCAAAGAAGTTCCTTTGTGTTTTTCTGCTTCCAAGAAAATAGCACGCATGTGTTTTGGGTCTCTATCCATCACTCGGGCAATAAAAGTAGAATCCGATCCCATAGCTAAAGCTAAAGGATTAAATGGATG
Coding sequences within it:
- the secG gene encoding preprotein translocase subunit SecG, translating into MIGLIGALLVLVCVILIITVMVQNPKGGGLSSTFGGGNQILGVQKTTNFIEKTTWTLAVVLVVLVLASHKFINVQTRAVDTPELKNEYLEEVKETGMQAPAAPAAPANTAPATETPASTPATEETPAAE
- a CDS encoding DUF3365 domain-containing protein, with amino-acid sequence MKSLFYTSFFLLSIGLISCGGGQKNTKPLSPEQKLAEGEKLLKMKCNTCHIPTASKNGSIAPPMAYIKDVYKQKYPQEANFIQALSSFAKKPKAENSLMPEMVKKYNLMPPLGFSKKELEQIAFYIYRENLPKPKWYQGLSSMGKKDKNPHADMISKGMKIVRTTKGQLGKNLMGQINKNGTLAALDFCHLNAKSITDSMQLELNAQIKRVSDKPRNKNQRANSLEQDYINFFKDKIKQGETLEPQITITDAKKTLYAPITTNKMCLQCHGTPDTQIKKETLLALNKKYPLDEAVGYGVNELRGIWVVEFDIDK
- the rffA gene encoding dTDP-4-amino-4,6-dideoxygalactose transaminase, coding for MIVFNKPYLTGKETQYIQEAVQTGKISGNGDFTKRCQKYFEDKYGFGKCLLTTSCTDALEMSAILLDIQPGDEVIVPSYTFVSSALAFVREGAVIRFADSNENHPNIAVSEIEKLITPKTKAIVVVHYAGFACDMDEIMALSEKHNIPVVEDAAQAIDNYFIDKNGNKRALGSIGHLSTFSFHETKNIISGEGGLLAINDPKYFNRAEILWEKGTNRAEFFRGEVNKYGWVDTGSSFLPSEVIAAFLWAQLENMEDIQTKRLHIWDYYYKNLKELAEKGHFELPVLNGNSTNNAHMFYIICNSLEERSALIKYMRAQDVQAVFHYLSLHKSEYYEDKFQEDRTIPNSDKFENQLLRLPLYYELSDTDLEQVVASIKGFFEK
- a CDS encoding 2-oxoacid:ferredoxin oxidoreductase subunit beta, which translates into the protein MLEKEIKKYKAKDFASDQDVKWCPGCGDYAILKQVQAALPEIGVAKEDIVFISGIGCSSRFPYYMDTFGMHGIHGRAPAIASGLKASRPELSVWMITGDGDALSIGGNHLIHLLRRNLDMNVLLFNNEIYGLTKGQYSPTSEIGKVTKSTPKGSIDHPFNPLALAMGSDSTFIARVMDRDPKHMRAIFLEAEKHKGTSLVEIYQNCIIFNDKAFEQFTDKGSKKEKTIYLEEGKPLVFGAENELAVVLEGLKPVVKPLAECTDTELWMHDSSDKIKGFILTQFFADNPELPRPFGILYKEDRFRYEDAMEAQLSDDGDLDAILRGKNTWSM